ATACAAATCATCTTTATCGTATCCTATTACTACCACAGCGTGAGATGTGTTGCCAAAGAAATCTCGGATGTTAACTACGACTGGGACACCGTGAGCGATGTATCTGCGAATTTCGTCTGTACTTATATTGTTACGAAACTCAAACTCAGTAAATCCATAAGCTTTCGCTGCCTTTTTTAGCCCGAACATATCGTTTCCAAAGCGAAGTACATCATTGCTGCTCGAACCTGAGGCCTTCCATACTTCTTTCGGATCGTAGATCTTCTTGTCGTAGAAAGACATTACCATCGCAAGTGATGTTGTGGCGCATGAATAATTATCACGCTGTTGAACCAGAGGAACATCCAGATGTGCTTTTTCTGGAATGTTGTCATTGTCCGGTATTCTGGCAGTTTTTGAAGTGCATCCGGAAGCGAAAAGAAAAAATGTGATGATGAGCAACCCGTTCACAACGCGCGCAATATTGCCTTTTGACATCATTTGCATGCTCCTGTCGCAAGTTTTTTTGAAAGGTCTGCATGTCAAAAATATGCGTATTTTTCAAGACAATATTTCCTGCCTGTGTACTCTATATTCCTGAAACTCTTTCTTTTTCCGCTCTCGGTGACACAGGGCGTTTGGAATAGAGACGTGCTTCGAGCCCCTTCGACCCCGCCATATGAAAGCAAAGGATCTCAGTCGAAAGGCTGTGATCCCTTGTTTCGTTGTGGATTTGCGCTCCGCGGTTGACGCATCAAGGAGAGCCATCCAGCAGCGGGTGGTTTTTTTCGCTCACGCCCGCTTGTCTGACAATCATTCCAAAAACCGTGAAATCCCCCGCCTCTGCCAGCTGATGTGCGCGTAGTGTACGAAACGCAATCCGCGAAAAACATCCCTCATACTCCGGTCCGCGTGCAAAAAACACTTCCAACCTCTAGAAATATAATAATTTTAAAAAACTTTGCCGCAGACTCAATTTCTGCTTTGACGAGAAAAATTTCTAGGGGTATTGTTTAATCAAACAACCAGTTTTTGTTCCGTGCTTTTTTTCACATGGGCTCCGGGTCATCCGGCAGGAAACGCATCTGGTTGAGACAGTCCGATGGAGGGCTCCCATGCACACGCTCGCGAACGCATCACGCAGGCAGGCCTTCAGGGCAAATCGAAACGGGAAAATCTTCCCCGGGTGCCGGGGTTCATATTCGCCATCCTTGTGAACGGGCGTTCATCAGGATCAACCTTTTCCGGATAGGAGACATTCATGCAACTGACCATCACGCTCGTTACGCTCGTTGGCGCCGTGATCGCTCTCGGATGCGAATGGCTGGCGATCAGATCGCTTCATGACCTCAAAAAGGTCCTGACATATTCAACCCTTGCCCAGCTCGGATATGTACTGATCGGTGTGAACCCGGCCGCGGCCGACGGTTTCGCCGGTGCCGGGCTGCACCTGTTTTTCCAGGCTTCGTCCAGGCTTCTGTGGTACATCTGCCTGCGCAGGCTGGCGGGACCGCGGAATGATTTCACCTTCAAGGCGGTCTGCGCGGCCGGAGCCCGTCTTCCACTCACGGCGATGCTCATGGGCTTTGCCATGTTCACGGCCATAGGCCTTACGCCGTTCACCGCTCCTCCCGGCAAGGCCATGCTGCTTCTGGCGGCCATGGAGGGCGGCCACCTTCTCGCGGGGCTTCTGCTGGCCGCAGCCGGGACCATCGCCGTCGTGTACACGGTGCGCATCATCCACGGCGCATGTCAGCCCCATACCCGAAACGCCGAAGAGGAAGGCGCGACGGAATCAGGCCGGACAAGCGGCATCGTCCTGGCCGGGGCGCTGGCTCTGGCCTGTCTGCTCGCCGGGCCGCTTTTCAACATGACGGGGAGCCTGCTCCCGGGCATGTCGACCGGCACGGCCGCGCAGCACGGTTGGTCATACTCGGTCATGCTCCCCTATCTGGGAGCATTCGCCATGGTGGCGGTCGTCCGCCTTCTGCCCGCCCTGACCGGCCCGAGCGCCATGGTTCTGGCTGCCGCGACCGTCGCCGCCGCGATTGCGGAGCCGACCGCAGACCCGGTGCTCCGGCTGTTCGTCCTGCTCTTTGCCCTGGGCGGCGGCGTCATCGTCGTCTATTCCACCGGCTATATCGGCACGGAAAAGGGCGCGGACAAATACTACTTCTTCCTGTTCATCATGCTCGCCTCGCTGATCGGACTGGCCAGGGCGCAGAACTCCGAGGTCTTCCACGGCTGTTTCGAGCTCATGACCTTTTCGTCCTACATGCTCGTGATCCACAAGCGCACCCGCGAATCCCTCGATGCGGGCGCGAAATATCTGATCATGTGCGTCGGAGGCGCCAATTTCATGCAGATCGGTCTGCTGGCCCTGGACTCGGCGGGCATGCACGGCGGCCTGAACCAGATGGCCGGCGCTCTTGCGGCCTACAGCCCGCTTACCGCGGCCTGCGTGACCCTCGCCCTGCTGGCCGGTTTTGCCGTGAAGGCCGGCTTCTTCCCCGCGCATTCCTGGCTTCCCGCCGCGCACCCCGTCGCCCCGTCCTCCATTTCCGCGCCCCTGTCGGGCCTGCTGACCAAGGCCGGCATCATGGGGGTGGTCTTCGTCGTGGCGGCCGTGGCGGCCAATCCGGCAGGAAACGGGCACTGGATTCTGGGCCTTCTGACCATCATGTCCGTGGTCACCTTTCTCCTTGGCGAGCTGATGGCCCTGATGCAGCAGGACATCAAGCGCATGCTCGCCTACTCCACCCTGGCCCAGATCGGTGAAATCGGCCTGATCCTGAGCCTGGGCACCTATGCCGCCACCACCGGCGCCCTGGCCCATGTGGTCAACCACGCCATCATGAAGGACCTCCTCTTCCTGGCGGCAGGCGGCTTCATCATGCGTGCGGGCAGCCAGCAACTTCAGGACCTGGCCGGACTGGGCAAGGCCATGCCCTTTGCCGGCGCGTGCATGGCCGTCGGGCTTGTCTCCATCATGGGCCTGCCGCCCATGGGCGGATTCTTCAGCAAGTTCCTGATGCTCAAGGCGGCCATGGATGCCGGACAGGTCTGGATGGCCGTGCTCATCTTCGCCGGCAGCGTGGCCGGCTGCGTGTACTACGGGCGCATCATCAAGACCCTGTTCTTCACCGGCTACGAAGAAAAGCCCCTCGAGGGGCTGCCCCTGGGCATGAACCTGGGCATCGGCGTCCTGGCCGCCCTGACCCTGGCTTCGGGCCTTTTCCCGACCCAGTGGGTATCCCTCGTCCTGCCCGCGGCGACAGCGCTTTTCCCCGCGGGGGGGACGCTGCCCGACGTCGCCATCGGCTGGTCCCCGGTCGCGATCCTGCCGCTGCTGGGCGCCGTGTACGCCCTGGTCATGCGCGGCGATCTGAAGAAGAGCGCCTTGGTCGCCACGGGCAGCGTGCTGCTGGCCCTGGTCGCCGCGCTGCTCCCCGGGGGCTTCGAAACCAGCCTGCAGCGCTATTTCGCAATCCTCGTCCTGGCGCTGGGAGCCCTGAACCTCTTCTACTGCGCCGGGTACATGTCCCACAGCCGCACGACCTGGCGCTTCCTGGCCGTCTTCCTGACCATGCTGAGCGGCCTGGTGGGCATGACCACAGCCAGCTCCCTCCTGACCTTCTTT
This genomic interval from Deltaproteobacteria bacterium HGW-Deltaproteobacteria-18 contains the following:
- a CDS encoding oxidoreductase, whose translation is MQLTITLVTLVGAVIALGCEWLAIRSLHDLKKVLTYSTLAQLGYVLIGVNPAAADGFAGAGLHLFFQASSRLLWYICLRRLAGPRNDFTFKAVCAAGARLPLTAMLMGFAMFTAIGLTPFTAPPGKAMLLLAAMEGGHLLAGLLLAAAGTIAVVYTVRIIHGACQPHTRNAEEEGATESGRTSGIVLAGALALACLLAGPLFNMTGSLLPGMSTGTAAQHGWSYSVMLPYLGAFAMVAVVRLLPALTGPSAMVLAAATVAAAIAEPTADPVLRLFVLLFALGGGVIVVYSTGYIGTEKGADKYYFFLFIMLASLIGLARAQNSEVFHGCFELMTFSSYMLVIHKRTRESLDAGAKYLIMCVGGANFMQIGLLALDSAGMHGGLNQMAGALAAYSPLTAACVTLALLAGFAVKAGFFPAHSWLPAAHPVAPSSISAPLSGLLTKAGIMGVVFVVAAVAANPAGNGHWILGLLTIMSVVTFLLGELMALMQQDIKRMLAYSTLAQIGEIGLILSLGTYAATTGALAHVVNHAIMKDLLFLAAGGFIMRAGSQQLQDLAGLGKAMPFAGACMAVGLVSIMGLPPMGGFFSKFLMLKAAMDAGQVWMAVLIFAGSVAGCVYYGRIIKTLFFTGYEEKPLEGLPLGMNLGIGVLAALTLASGLFPTQWVSLVLPAATALFPAGGTLPDVAIGWSPVAILPLLGAVYALVMRGDLKKSALVATGSVLLALVAALLPGGFETSLQRYFAILVLALGALNLFYCAGYMSHSRTTWRFLAVFLTMLSGLVGMTTASSLLTFFFFWEVMSSWPLFFVIIHEETPAALAEGTKYFLFNIIGASVLFLGMLHLGHASGGFGFGDIIATVGSTPAGVWLPGMVLMAVGMLMKAAMLPVRIDWQMHPPTAPTPVSGYISAMLLKSGPFGILLLRFVFAQHVSADAAPALDAVMYVGAWIGGITILYAAVQALLQTGIKEMLIYSTVSQLGYIVLGICLGTSLGVSGGLLHLFNHMLFKDLAFLCAGALMFASHAHNLEELGGMGRRMPVTFLCFSVALFSAAGMPPFNGFSSKLILYHALIERGEIILAIISILASVITLAYFLKFMHGAFFGQLSPAAAHAEEVGPMMRIPLVILAGLCLLTGIFPGIALMPIAALETTLGLTPPPVTLAGIASGPGSCDMTLLSFMFFLTGFGIWSVVSRLVAGRVRRTAIHTCGETSVNQTFTHVGAGNLYAAPLQMLTSMSKGYLTLKRFGGQHD